In Papaver somniferum cultivar HN1 chromosome 9, ASM357369v1, whole genome shotgun sequence, the genomic stretch AGGCAAAGCTTTCTTTTCGTGACTTTTTATTGTGTCGCCTCAGtatttgttggagaaaatgagtttatttgtTGGTTTAATGGTCTTGGTTTGGATTTGATTTTGTGACATATGAGTCACCAAGGATGTTTGttcattttcttatgagtgaatgaaagagGACCTTTAGTTCCACATTGGATATACTAGAGGTAAATGTCCTCCATATATGCTGAGTATCTTAATTACCAATATGGATGGGAGAGTACGAGCGGGAAGACAATATTTGTTCTCGCCAGGGCTTTGGGCTTGGGCTTGTGCTTGCGTCGTAGACATATGTCAACCAAGATTTATTTCTTTTCGTCAAAATTATTTTGAATTTCTTAAagaatttaaaataaatttttgATTGTCTATTAATTGATTTGTTTAATTTGGGGCTTATGACTTAGGGAGAAATTATTTACTTACCAAAATGAGTTTTATAACTTATGTCAACATTATGACAGAATATTTCCTAAACGTTTTTAATTAATTCCTGTCATAATTTGTGATTTAATTTTTCCTTAATTAATGCACTGAATTAACTCTTTTTTTTGCctataaaagaaaatgaatttctcaTTTACaaattgtgtccagaagagctactatcctcttctttttgtctttctctctctgtgtggtttttattctttgtgtcattgctgttgagttcgtatgagtgggcaagtattgtagtgctaacaatattTGCAACATGCAGTTTTATCCTGAATACGACTTGACcatagggtataggcatcactcattcttgagacgtaccggtcaactatcgtgttaaggacagtgtgttgaacacgtgactctgtcatCTATTTGTTGATTCCATCGAGTGTTTATTTAAGcgtttcagaaatttatttctaatatcttatttgattattttattgtTACCGTTGGAACAGTATTACCGAAAGTAAATTTGTCATTGTGTCAAAAGACTCAAACACAGTAGGttgaaaaatcttttcaaatgAATTTTCAAGATTAGAAAAGAAATTAATCTAATTTCGATGAGCGTGCAACCGGTTGGAATTATGTGGGCAACAACGTCTTCATCTATATTTGGTTTTAGGCGGACCGTCCCCGGTGAAATTGGCAATAAGGGTTTTCTGGTTAAAATGAAGCCCGGGACTTGATTGGATTTGATAGCTCAAGACACAAACTAGAACTGCAGAACATCTTAGAATCAGTCTTATATATTGCGGACAACAAGAGGATTCATATTTTCAGTTGTTTCCTATAAGTGATCGAACTGTTTCCCAGGATAACATTTTCCTGCTAATGGTTGAGCTTAAAAATTCTCTAATGGTACAATTCAAGTTGCTATCCTAAGAACAATCAAATAAATTGCAAGATAATCAAAAGCTGTTTATGGAACCAAACAAATATATTTATTGAATTATTTTTGAGATCTACAACCAATAAGTTTTGGATTTACATCAAATTGATATCATCAGAGCGAATCCAATACCCATCAACCTCAACCTCAGAAACCGAGATTGAAGTCGAAATGCATTTTCTTCACTCCTCAAATAATTAGATCACAAAATAAAAATGtaaaataaaaaccaaacaaacccaTCATCAAATCCCTAATAGAAATTCAGATGCAGAATCCGTCTCCTCCGATAAATCAAATTTAGAAAAGGTATCCGATGGCAACTGCGGTCATTGAAGCAAAGACAGCAGGAGCGAATGAGGTTGCATCAGAAGTAGGGCTAGGTGCTGgtgcatcagcagcagcaacattttGGACAGCCGAAGCAGCCATGACCAAGGCAGAAACTGCAACCAAAACTCTCATCTTCATTGAGGCCATTTGAAAGATATGGGATTTATTTGGAGTTCTGCAAATTTCTCTTTTGGAATACAAAGGAAGTTTTGTATTGCAAAGAGAGAAAGTTGCAGATGTTGGGAGGAAGATGATGAGAATTGGAAGGGCTTTTATAAAAGGGAATGGGAGAGCGAATTATGGGCAGTTATTGCGAATAGGAATCTGCCCGTAAAGATCGCTTCGTATTTTACTATTTCTCGGGTTATTATGTGTCCGTTGTTTGACAGAGCATGTTTTTATTCTTGTGGTGCCAAACAGCTGTTGGACTTATCATCACAGGGTCCCCTATTTTTGCTGTCCTCCTCAACTTTTTGTGTGTAAATTCTATCGCCTTGTTTTGAACGGCTGTAACAATCTCTGTAAATTTCAATTATGACATTTAATTTGTTGAAGTCAGGAGATGCACTCGAGGAAAAAAGAATCAAGTAAAGCTTCCGGCATATAACTATGGACCCATGGGACATTATCAAACTCTTGAAGAAAGTTAACTAAGATAGCTAGACAAGTACACACATGACCATTAGTTAATTTGGTGGTTGAACGAGATAGAGGACCAGGACCAGGACCCGTGGTGAAGTCATTTTCAAAATTTCATGTTAAAAAAAACCTTAATTTGATTTTGAGCGGTCTTTCTCGTAGAGAACTAGAGATATGCAACAACCCGAGATCAGGTTTATAACTTAAAATCTGAATAATTCCAAAGAGAAGTTATGTTAACCCATGATTAAGTGTTTCGGTGGCACGTAGACAACCGTGAGATGCACTCATCACTTATCGTGTTTGATAAATGACAATGACAGGTTTgcataggggtgagcatgggccggtatggatcGATTgttacctcatccgcatccaatccaattcacTACAAATTTTAAATTGAGAACTTTGTTGTTTAGTTCACTAAACCCGACCCgaattaatggctagtccaccggAAAAATATATTAACTCgttagtccaaaaaagttttgaaaagagtaaaatcacTCTACCAACACTAACATATAACACTATGTATGTTATTACatatattactacatactacatatgttactagtagtatgtattgatattacatatcaatatgtagtatcgacatattgatactacatatcaatatgttatgtactgcatataaataaatattgttatgttatgtattgagactacatatgtagtatcaatatgttatgtactacatatcaatactgttatgttatgtattgatactacatattaatattgttatgttatactacatatgttactactagtatacttactactaattactacaaattgatactacatattactactagttattactagtatactagttactacatattgatactacatattactactagttactacatactagttactacatattgatactaattacatgtgttgatattaattagatctggaagggtgctttaggcatttagaaaacacactttataatctccacaaagtttttggactagcgagtaaataatctagtccaaaaacatgtttttggactaaggAGTATACGTTTTTCACGGATGGACTACCAATTAACTGGGTCATGGAAAACTGGattaaacagtaattcctacttttaaatttggcatccgcatccattgcaacatccaatggatgcacggatgaacAAATTGGGtgtggataatccaatggatttgtgttaGTTAAAGTTTGTGATGAAAAAATAAAGtcattatagatgacttcttataCAATCTACATATCTTATATAtctatataaatattgaagtgtCATGGACAACACTTCAAGAAGGGCatattatttatatgtccttacttttttgacacccaataaatatatccttatacaacaataaatatgtccctactttttaataaccttatcaatTTAAAATTAGATTCCCTTAATATCcccacccatataatatttttctttacttcaaaatgcaacaaatttcttcctctatcaCTTCACGACCACCACTAGCACCGCCACCACCAACATTCTACTAccatccaccaccaccgttcaacaaccaccacctaccaactgccaccaccactccttcaccaccaccattacaccaccagtcctccaccaccactagttcgtcgtcgccgccaccactagtccgccgccaCCGTCGCCACTatcaccgccgccgccgccaccaccactggttcgaatatttttgtatcaacaacagtagttgattcaaataaaaatag encodes the following:
- the LOC113310215 gene encoding arabinogalactan protein 13-like, with amino-acid sequence MASMKMRVLVAVSALVMAASAVQNVAAADAPAPSPTSDATSFAPAVFASMTAVAIGYLF